ATAGAAGCCAAGGCACAGGGGAACCTTTCTCCTGTTCCTACCCTAGTACAAGCCCAGGACAACAAAACAGCGATTTTGATCACCCGAATCATTCTGGGCGGAAAAGACGCAGAGCTTGGAGAAGTTCTCATCAAAGGCTTTTTAGGAACTCTTGCCCAGCTCGAAGTTCCACCTGCATCCATAGCCCTTATGAACGAAGGCGTTAAGCTTGCCAACAAAGGAACACCCACATGCGAGCACCTTCAAGAAATAGCAGCAAAGGGAACGACAGTGCTCGTGTGCGGCACATGTACCAATCATTTTGGAATAACGGATAACGTTGGCGTAGGCACTATTTCAAACATGTTTGAAATCACTGACACTCTGCTTAAAGCCGCAAAAGTAATATCCTTTTAGAGTTGCCTGATCATCCAGCATTGCTTTAGAGCCGTAACGGAAGAGAGCTGAACACCATGTTTAAAAGAAGGGACGCGGCCTCTTCCGTATTTTTTTCTGGAGTGAGAGCTTCAAATAAATCTTTGTACT
This region of Aminobacterium colombiense DSM 12261 genomic DNA includes:
- the yedF gene encoding sulfurtransferase-like selenium metabolism protein YedF, with the translated sequence MTKKIDARGKACPQPVMMTKEAVEKGERDLVIYLDNPVAASNVQRFLSKQGFSMSLRDEEGHIIIEAKAQGNLSPVPTLVQAQDNKTAILITRIILGGKDAELGEVLIKGFLGTLAQLEVPPASIALMNEGVKLANKGTPTCEHLQEIAAKGTTVLVCGTCTNHFGITDNVGVGTISNMFEITDTLLKAAKVISF